In Streptomyces sp. NBC_01439, the following are encoded in one genomic region:
- a CDS encoding thiolase domain-containing protein, producing MSKEPVAIVGIGQTKHVAARHDVSIAGLVREAAARALADAELTWADIDAVVIGKAPDFFEGVMMPELYLADALGAVGKPMLRVHTAGSVGGSTALVASNLVAARVHRTVLTLAFEKQSESNAMWGLSLPVPFQQPLLAGAGGFFAPHVRAYMRRTGAPDTVGSLVAYKDRRNALKNPYAHLHEHDITLEKVQASPMLWDPIRYSETCPSSDGACAMVLTDRAGAARSPKPAAWVHGGAMRSEPTLFAGKDFVSPQAGKDCAADVYHQAGITDPRREIDAVEMYVPFSWYEPMWLENLGFAAEGEGWKLTEAGVTELDGDLPVNPSGGVLSTNPIGASGMIRFAEAALQVRGQAGEHQVPGARRALGHAYGGGAQFFAMWLVGAEEPTS from the coding sequence GTGAGCAAAGAGCCCGTGGCCATCGTCGGGATCGGCCAGACCAAGCACGTGGCGGCCCGCCACGACGTGTCCATCGCCGGACTGGTCCGCGAGGCGGCGGCGCGCGCCCTCGCGGACGCCGAACTGACCTGGGCGGACATCGACGCGGTCGTCATCGGCAAGGCCCCCGACTTCTTCGAGGGGGTGATGATGCCCGAGCTGTACCTGGCGGACGCCCTCGGCGCCGTCGGCAAGCCGATGCTGCGCGTGCACACGGCCGGTTCGGTCGGCGGGTCCACCGCCCTGGTCGCCTCCAACCTGGTGGCGGCCCGCGTCCACCGCACCGTCCTCACCCTCGCCTTCGAGAAACAGTCCGAATCCAACGCCATGTGGGGCCTGTCGCTCCCCGTCCCCTTCCAGCAGCCGCTGCTCGCCGGCGCGGGCGGCTTCTTCGCCCCGCACGTACGCGCGTACATGCGGCGCACCGGCGCGCCGGACACGGTGGGCTCGCTGGTGGCGTACAAGGACCGGCGCAACGCGCTGAAGAACCCGTACGCGCACCTGCACGAGCACGACATCACCCTGGAGAAGGTCCAGGCGTCACCAATGCTGTGGGACCCGATCCGCTACTCGGAGACCTGCCCCTCCTCCGACGGGGCGTGCGCGATGGTCCTCACCGACCGGGCGGGCGCGGCCCGTTCGCCGAAGCCGGCGGCCTGGGTGCACGGCGGGGCGATGCGCAGCGAACCCACCCTCTTCGCGGGCAAGGACTTCGTATCGCCGCAGGCCGGCAAGGACTGCGCGGCCGACGTCTACCACCAGGCCGGCATCACCGACCCGCGCCGGGAGATCGATGCGGTCGAGATGTACGTGCCGTTCTCCTGGTACGAGCCGATGTGGCTGGAGAACCTCGGCTTCGCGGCGGAGGGCGAGGGCTGGAAGCTCACGGAGGCCGGTGTCACCGAACTCGACGGGGACCTTCCGGTCAATCCGTCGGGCGGTGTGCTGTCCACCAACCCGATCGGCGCCTCCGGCATGATCCGCTTCGCGGAGGCGGCCCTCCAGGTCCGCGGCCAGGCCGGGGAACACCAGGTTCCGGGAGCCCGTCGGGCGCTCGGCCACGCGTACGGCGGCGGCGCGCAGTTCTTCGCGATGTGGCTGGTGGGGGCAGAAGAGCCGACCTCCTGA
- a CDS encoding OB-fold nucleic acid binding domain-containing protein: MTAASPPEVLRAPLIVEFPFTRSLGPVQSAFLTGLREGVVLGVKTSGGKVMVPPVEYDPVTAEEIRELVEVAATGTVTTWAWNDRPRPQQPLATPFAWVLVKLDGADTALLHALDAPGPDSVRTGVRVRVRWAAHRTGAITDIACFEPYDGPAGKEAVPHDGGFAGAGAVTGIVAEARLDYVYSPGRAQTAYIEALSDWRTVGERCPSCHKVYVPPRGACPTCGVATTDRVEVGPAGTVTTYCIVNIKAKNLDIEVPYVYAHIALDGADLALHGRIGGIPYDQVRMGLRVEPVWTEGGRYPDHYRPTGEPDAEYDAYKELI; this comes from the coding sequence ATGACAGCTGCCTCCCCACCGGAGGTGCTCCGCGCGCCCCTCATCGTCGAGTTCCCCTTCACCCGGTCCCTCGGGCCCGTCCAGAGCGCCTTCCTCACCGGGCTGCGGGAGGGCGTCGTCCTCGGTGTGAAGACCTCGGGCGGCAAGGTGATGGTCCCGCCCGTCGAGTACGACCCCGTCACCGCGGAGGAGATCCGCGAGCTCGTCGAGGTCGCCGCCACCGGCACCGTCACCACCTGGGCGTGGAACGACCGCCCCCGCCCCCAACAGCCCCTGGCCACCCCCTTCGCCTGGGTGCTGGTCAAGCTCGACGGCGCCGACACCGCACTCCTGCACGCCCTCGATGCGCCCGGCCCAGACAGCGTCCGCACCGGCGTGCGCGTACGGGTCCGGTGGGCCGCCCATCGCACCGGAGCGATCACCGACATTGCCTGCTTCGAACCGTACGACGGCCCCGCCGGCAAGGAGGCCGTCCCGCACGACGGGGGCTTCGCCGGCGCCGGCGCCGTCACTGGCATCGTCGCCGAGGCCCGCCTCGACTACGTCTACAGCCCGGGCCGGGCCCAGACCGCGTACATCGAGGCCCTCTCCGACTGGCGGACCGTCGGCGAGCGCTGCCCCTCCTGCCACAAGGTGTACGTCCCCCCGCGCGGCGCCTGCCCCACCTGCGGGGTCGCCACCACCGACCGCGTCGAGGTCGGCCCGGCCGGCACGGTCACCACCTACTGCATCGTCAACATCAAAGCCAAGAACCTGGACATCGAAGTCCCGTACGTCTACGCCCACATCGCCCTCGACGGCGCCGACCTCGCCCTTCACGGCCGGATCGGCGGCATCCCCTACGACCAGGTCCGCATGGGCCTGCGCGTCGAGCCCGTGTGGACCGAGGGCGGCCGCTACCCCGACCACTACCGCCCCACCGGCGAACCGGACGCCGAGTACGACGCGTACAAGGAGCTCATCTGA
- a CDS encoding ACT domain-containing protein gives MSGEHDLRKLLSGMRPELNEGRYVFCTVDGATVPAGTTPVATVLEPEGLTLVLRQEDADAAGLAYDYTAGWITLRIHSALDAVGLTAAFATELGAHGLSCNVIAGYHHDHLFVAADRAAEAVAVLEDLATRSLHD, from the coding sequence ATGAGCGGAGAGCACGACCTGCGGAAACTCCTGAGCGGCATGCGGCCCGAGTTGAACGAGGGGCGGTACGTCTTCTGCACCGTCGACGGCGCCACCGTTCCCGCCGGAACCACCCCCGTCGCCACCGTCCTCGAACCCGAGGGCCTCACCCTGGTGCTGCGCCAGGAGGACGCCGACGCGGCCGGCCTCGCCTACGACTACACCGCAGGCTGGATCACCCTGCGGATCCACTCCGCCCTCGACGCCGTCGGCCTCACCGCCGCCTTCGCCACCGAACTCGGCGCACACGGTCTGAGCTGCAACGTCATCGCCGGCTACCACCACGACCACCTCTTCGTCGCCGCCGACCGGGCCGCCGAAGCCGTGGCCGTCCTGGAGGACCTCGCGACCCGTTCCCTACACGACTGA
- a CDS encoding crotonase/enoyl-CoA hydratase family protein: MGGTEHLTVDRRGATLVLTMNRPEAKNALSLPLLVGLYDGWLEADADDGIRSVVLTGAGGDFCAGMDLKALAGKGMAGDQYRDRLKADPDLHWKAMLRHHRPRKPVIAAVEGYCVAGGTEILQGTDIRVAAEGATFGLFEVKRGLFPIGGSTVRLPRQIPRTHALEMLLTGRPYSATEAERIGLVGRVVPDGTALAAALEIAERINACGPLAVEAVKASVYETAELTEREGLASELLRGWPIFDTADAKEGARAFAEKRPAVYRRE, translated from the coding sequence ATGGGTGGGACTGAACACCTGACCGTGGATCGCCGCGGCGCCACGCTGGTGCTCACCATGAACAGGCCCGAGGCGAAGAACGCGCTCTCGCTGCCGCTGCTGGTGGGCCTGTACGACGGCTGGCTGGAGGCGGACGCCGACGACGGGATCCGCTCGGTGGTCCTCACCGGCGCCGGCGGGGACTTCTGCGCCGGAATGGACCTCAAGGCCCTGGCCGGGAAGGGAATGGCGGGAGACCAGTACCGGGACCGCCTCAAGGCCGATCCCGACCTGCACTGGAAGGCGATGCTGCGCCACCACCGGCCGCGCAAGCCGGTGATCGCGGCGGTAGAGGGTTACTGCGTGGCCGGCGGCACCGAGATCTTGCAGGGCACGGACATCCGGGTGGCGGCCGAGGGCGCGACCTTCGGGCTGTTCGAGGTCAAACGCGGGCTGTTCCCGATCGGCGGCTCCACGGTGCGGTTGCCGCGCCAGATCCCGCGTACGCACGCCCTGGAGATGCTGCTGACCGGCCGCCCGTACTCCGCCACCGAGGCCGAGCGGATCGGGCTGGTCGGGCGGGTGGTGCCGGATGGTACGGCGCTGGCGGCGGCCCTGGAGATCGCGGAGCGGATCAATGCGTGCGGGCCGCTGGCGGTGGAGGCGGTCAAGGCGTCGGTCTACGAGACCGCCGAGCTGACGGAGCGGGAGGGACTGGCCTCGGAACTCCTGCGCGGGTGGCCGATCTTCGACACCGCCGATGCGAAGGAGGGGGCGCGGGCCTTTGCGGAGAAGCGGCCCGCGGTGTATCGGCGCGAGTAG
- a CDS encoding acyl-CoA synthetase: MEYNLADLFESVVDVVPDREALVYVDHPGTGAERRLTYAELDAAANRIAHHLLNSGLTAGEHLGLHLYNGIEYLQTVLACLKARLVPVNVNYRYVEEELVYLYDDADLAALVFEGEFTERVAAALPQTTKLRHLIRVGEAPEGAPEPSIAPVPYADAEAAGSPGRGFPPRSPDDLFIIYTGGTTGMPKGVMWRAEDLFFAGLFGGEPSGEPVKRPEELAERVAARGAGLTFFPAPPLMHGTSTLTSFIAFNYGQRVVIHRKYAPEEVLRTIEKEKVSSVSLVGDAMLRPLIDALNGPLKGTDLSSLFSVSSSGAIMSETVRAEFQRLVPNVLLLNNFGSSESGSNGRATDDSGPERGFRLEVNDRTQVVDPVTHEPVAVGEPGRLAQRGHVPLGYYNDPGKTAETFFQKGAERWVLLGDMATVDEQGIVTVLGRGSQCINTGGEKVYPEEVEQALKSHPDVYDALVAGVPDPTWGSHVAAVVQVREGAEAPSLEQIQSHCRTRLAGYKIPRQLVIAPAIQRSPSGKADYRWAKAVATEADTE; the protein is encoded by the coding sequence GTGGAGTACAACCTTGCCGACCTGTTCGAGTCGGTCGTGGACGTGGTCCCGGACCGCGAGGCCCTCGTGTACGTGGACCACCCCGGGACCGGCGCCGAGCGCCGCCTGACGTACGCGGAGCTCGACGCGGCGGCGAACCGGATCGCGCACCACCTGCTCAACAGCGGGCTGACGGCCGGCGAGCACCTGGGACTTCACCTCTACAACGGGATCGAGTACCTACAGACGGTGCTGGCCTGCCTGAAGGCCCGGCTGGTCCCGGTGAACGTCAACTACCGGTACGTGGAGGAAGAGCTGGTCTACCTCTACGACGACGCCGACCTCGCGGCCCTCGTCTTCGAGGGCGAGTTCACCGAGCGGGTCGCGGCCGCACTGCCGCAGACGACGAAGCTCCGGCACCTGATCCGGGTCGGCGAGGCTCCCGAGGGCGCCCCGGAGCCCTCGATCGCGCCGGTCCCGTACGCGGACGCCGAGGCGGCCGGCTCGCCCGGGCGCGGGTTCCCGCCGCGCAGCCCCGACGACCTGTTCATCATCTACACCGGCGGCACGACGGGCATGCCCAAGGGCGTGATGTGGCGGGCCGAGGACCTCTTCTTCGCAGGGCTCTTCGGTGGCGAGCCCTCGGGCGAACCGGTGAAGCGGCCCGAGGAACTGGCCGAACGGGTCGCGGCGCGCGGCGCCGGGCTCACCTTCTTCCCGGCGCCCCCGCTGATGCACGGCACGTCGACGCTGACCTCGTTCATCGCCTTCAACTACGGCCAGCGGGTGGTTATCCACCGGAAGTACGCGCCCGAGGAAGTGCTCCGTACGATCGAGAAGGAGAAGGTCTCCAGTGTGTCGCTGGTCGGCGACGCGATGCTGCGGCCGCTGATCGACGCCCTGAACGGCCCGCTCAAGGGCACGGACCTGTCTTCGTTGTTCAGCGTCTCCTCGTCCGGGGCGATCATGTCGGAGACGGTGCGCGCCGAGTTCCAGCGGCTGGTGCCCAACGTGCTGCTGCTGAACAACTTCGGGTCGTCCGAGTCGGGGTCCAACGGCCGGGCGACGGACGACTCCGGCCCGGAGAGGGGTTTCCGCCTGGAGGTCAACGACCGTACGCAGGTGGTGGACCCGGTGACGCACGAGCCGGTGGCGGTGGGCGAGCCGGGTCGCCTCGCCCAGCGCGGGCACGTCCCGCTCGGCTACTACAACGACCCGGGGAAGACCGCCGAGACCTTCTTCCAGAAGGGCGCGGAGCGCTGGGTGCTGCTCGGTGACATGGCGACCGTCGACGAGCAGGGCATCGTCACGGTGCTCGGCCGTGGCTCGCAGTGCATCAACACGGGCGGCGAGAAGGTGTATCCCGAGGAGGTCGAGCAGGCCCTGAAGTCCCACCCCGACGTGTACGACGCCCTGGTGGCGGGCGTCCCGGACCCGACCTGGGGCAGCCACGTGGCCGCGGTGGTCCAGGTGCGGGAGGGCGCCGAGGCGCCCTCCCTGGAGCAGATCCAGAGCCACTGCCGCACCAGGCTGGCGGGCTACAAGATCCCGCGGCAACTGGTCATCGCGCCCGCCATCCAGCGGTCCCCGAGCGGCAAGGCGGACTACCGCTGGGCGAAGGCGGTGGCGACGGAGGCGGACACGGAGTGA
- a CDS encoding fatty acyl-CoA synthetase, with amino-acid sequence MTAARALRAVRDNTVDGLVRDSARRVPDRPAVRYGERSWTYAELDAAVTTGAAVLRERYGLAAGDRVATFAHNCDAYLLAYLACARAGLTHVPVNQNLTGEDLAHILDDSASALVLADPDLSGRIPDGYPVRALRDAPDSFLAELAEPLPFEADREPGTLAQLLYTSGTTALPKGAMMTHRSLAHEYESAIEALDLAEDDRPVHSLPLYHSAQMHVFLLPYLAVGARNTIVDAPVAEQIFDLVEAGQADSLFAPPTVWIGLANHPDFVARELGALRKAYYGASIMPVPVLERLRERLPGLGFYNCFGQSEIGPLATVLGPLEHEGRMDSCGRPVRHVEAKVVDEDGKDVPDGTAGEVVYRSPQLCLGYWNDPDATEKAFRDGWFRSGDLAVRDAQGYFTVVDRVKDVINSGGVLVASRQVEDVLYAHPGVAEAAVVGLPDERWIEAVTAVVVPRGEAGEVTEAELMAYAREKLAHFKAPKRVLFVDALPRNASGKILKRELRDRFANPGH; translated from the coding sequence ATGACGGCAGCGCGGGCACTGCGGGCAGTGCGGGACAACACGGTCGACGGACTGGTGCGCGACAGTGCGCGGCGGGTCCCCGACCGCCCGGCCGTGCGCTACGGCGAGCGGAGCTGGACGTACGCGGAACTCGACGCGGCCGTCACCACCGGCGCCGCCGTGCTGCGGGAGCGGTACGGGCTGGCCGCCGGGGACCGGGTCGCCACCTTCGCCCACAACTGCGACGCCTACCTCCTCGCCTACCTGGCCTGTGCCCGGGCCGGACTCACCCACGTCCCGGTCAACCAGAACCTCACCGGCGAGGACCTCGCGCACATCCTGGACGACTCCGCGAGCGCCCTGGTCCTCGCCGATCCCGACCTGTCCGGACGGATTCCCGACGGGTACCCGGTACGGGCGCTGCGCGATGCTCCCGACTCCTTCCTGGCGGAGCTGGCCGAGCCGCTGCCCTTTGAGGCCGACCGGGAGCCGGGCACGCTGGCGCAGCTCCTCTACACCTCGGGGACCACCGCGCTGCCCAAGGGCGCGATGATGACCCACCGGTCCCTCGCCCACGAGTACGAGAGCGCGATCGAGGCGCTGGACCTGGCCGAGGACGACCGGCCCGTGCACTCACTGCCCCTCTACCACTCGGCCCAGATGCACGTCTTCCTGCTGCCGTACCTGGCGGTGGGAGCACGGAACACGATCGTGGACGCGCCGGTCGCGGAGCAGATCTTCGACCTGGTCGAGGCCGGGCAGGCCGACAGCCTCTTCGCCCCGCCGACGGTGTGGATCGGCCTGGCGAACCACCCGGATTTCGTGGCGCGTGAACTGGGCGCGCTGCGCAAGGCGTACTACGGGGCCTCGATCATGCCGGTCCCGGTCCTGGAACGCCTGCGCGAGCGGCTGCCGGGGCTCGGCTTCTACAACTGCTTCGGACAGAGCGAGATCGGCCCGTTGGCCACCGTCCTCGGACCGCTGGAGCACGAGGGGCGGATGGACTCCTGCGGGCGGCCGGTGCGCCACGTGGAGGCGAAGGTCGTCGACGAGGACGGCAAGGACGTGCCGGACGGAACGGCGGGCGAGGTGGTCTACCGCTCGCCACAGCTCTGCCTGGGGTACTGGAACGACCCGGACGCCACGGAGAAGGCCTTCCGCGACGGCTGGTTCCGCTCGGGCGACCTCGCGGTGCGCGACGCACAGGGGTACTTCACGGTCGTGGACCGGGTGAAGGACGTCATCAACTCGGGCGGGGTGCTGGTCGCCTCGCGGCAGGTGGAGGACGTTCTCTACGCCCATCCGGGCGTGGCGGAGGCGGCGGTGGTGGGGCTGCCCGACGAGCGCTGGATCGAGGCGGTCACCGCAGTGGTGGTTCCGCGCGGGGAGGCGGGGGAGGTGACGGAGGCGGAGCTGATGGCCTACGCGAGGGAGAAGCTCGCCCATTTCAAGGCCCCGAAGCGGGTGCTCTTCGTGGACGCCCTCCCGCGCAACGCCAGCGGCAAGATCCTCAAGCGCGAACTGCGCGACCGCTTCGCGAACCCCGGCCACTGA
- a CDS encoding YhjD/YihY/BrkB family envelope integrity protein produces MISTLRQLYDRLQGSQIGLAWSRGREMELMHRAMGFAALGFLTLVPLLVVVAAAAPGSGSGFGRWLGQALGVTEASRVRVEMLFGAADLALERTTAFGLAALAVFGLTFGSAVQTGYEKVWDLPNARWHTMWLHVVWLALLVCYLALLVGIPSPSNNAIGTVLGALGDLVGTCLFFIVSQRLLLGGRVRWRALVPGAVATSLGLLGLRIFSQLVFSPLIASNAVIYGPFGTLLVVQSWLVGVGFVVYGGALVGRLVHEHLTRRRLRRGGLYAPEDPAAPPPRPD; encoded by the coding sequence GTGATCTCCACCCTCCGGCAGCTCTACGACCGGCTCCAGGGCTCCCAGATCGGGCTGGCCTGGAGCCGCGGCCGGGAGATGGAGCTGATGCACCGGGCGATGGGCTTCGCGGCCCTAGGCTTCCTCACCCTGGTGCCGCTGCTGGTGGTCGTAGCGGCCGCCGCACCCGGGAGCGGCTCGGGCTTCGGCCGGTGGCTCGGGCAGGCCCTGGGAGTGACCGAGGCCTCGCGGGTCCGGGTCGAGATGCTGTTCGGCGCCGCGGACCTGGCGCTGGAGCGGACCACCGCGTTCGGTCTGGCCGCCCTCGCGGTGTTCGGCCTGACCTTCGGGTCGGCCGTGCAGACCGGCTACGAAAAGGTCTGGGACCTGCCGAACGCGCGCTGGCACACCATGTGGCTGCACGTCGTCTGGCTCGCCCTGCTGGTCTGCTACCTCGCCCTGCTCGTGGGGATCCCGTCTCCGTCGAACAACGCCATCGGCACGGTGCTCGGCGCCCTGGGGGACCTCGTCGGCACCTGTCTGTTCTTCATCGTCTCCCAGCGCCTGCTGCTCGGCGGCCGGGTCCGCTGGCGCGCCCTGGTGCCGGGAGCGGTCGCGACCAGCCTGGGGCTGCTGGGGCTGCGGATTTTCTCGCAGCTGGTGTTCTCCCCGCTCATCGCCTCCAACGCGGTGATCTACGGCCCCTTCGGCACCCTGCTCGTCGTCCAGTCCTGGCTGGTCGGCGTCGGCTTCGTGGTCTACGGCGGCGCGCTCGTCGGCCGGCTCGTGCACGAGCACCTCACCCGGCGGCGACTGCGGCGCGGTGGGCTCTACGCTCCCGAGGACCCCGCCGCGCCCCCGCCGCGCCCGGACTGA
- the paaK gene encoding phenylacetate--CoA ligase PaaK, which produces MAVYTDLHDTGERLGRDELAALQLTRLRATLHRAYEKVPFYRQAFDKAGVHPDDCRSLADLSLFPLTTKADLRDQYPFGMFAVPRSQVRRIHASSGTTGRPTVVGYTDGDLATWADVVARSIRAAGGRPGQIIHIAYGYGLFTGGLGAHYGAERLGCTVVPASGGMTDRQVRLIEDFRPEVIMVTPSYMLTLLDEMERQGIDPRATSLRTGIFGAEPWTEEMRREIEERLDIDAVDIYGLSEVIGPGVAQEFAETKDGLHIWEDHFYPEVVDPLTGAVLPEGEPGELVFTSLTKEAMPVIRYRTRDLTRLLPGTARPAFRRMEKITGRSDDMIILRGVNVYPTQIEEVLLRTPGLAPHFQLRLTREGRMDALTVRVEARRETDAERRQDAAAAVVRAVKEGVGVSVRVEVVDPETLERSVGKIKRLVDLRGAEEVRDTRPGG; this is translated from the coding sequence ATGGCGGTGTACACGGATCTCCACGACACGGGCGAGCGGCTGGGCCGCGACGAGCTGGCCGCCCTCCAGCTCACCCGGCTGCGCGCGACCCTGCACCGCGCCTACGAGAAGGTTCCCTTCTACCGGCAGGCCTTCGACAAGGCCGGCGTACATCCCGACGACTGCAGGTCACTCGCCGACCTCTCCCTGTTCCCCTTGACCACCAAGGCCGATCTGCGGGACCAGTACCCCTTCGGGATGTTCGCCGTGCCGCGCTCGCAGGTGCGCCGCATCCACGCCTCCAGCGGCACCACCGGGCGGCCGACCGTCGTCGGATACACCGACGGGGACCTCGCCACCTGGGCGGACGTCGTCGCCCGGTCCATACGCGCGGCGGGCGGACGGCCCGGCCAGATCATCCACATCGCCTACGGGTACGGGCTGTTCACCGGCGGCCTGGGCGCGCACTACGGGGCCGAGCGCCTCGGCTGTACGGTCGTGCCCGCGTCGGGCGGGATGACGGACCGGCAGGTCCGGCTCATCGAGGACTTCCGGCCGGAGGTCATCATGGTGACCCCTTCCTACATGCTGACCCTGCTGGACGAGATGGAGCGCCAGGGGATCGACCCGCGCGCCACCTCGCTGCGGACGGGGATCTTCGGCGCGGAGCCGTGGACCGAGGAGATGCGCCGGGAGATCGAGGAACGGCTCGACATCGACGCGGTGGACATATACGGCCTGTCCGAGGTCATCGGACCGGGCGTGGCGCAGGAGTTCGCGGAGACCAAGGACGGCCTGCACATCTGGGAGGACCACTTCTACCCCGAGGTGGTCGATCCGCTGACCGGCGCGGTGCTGCCGGAGGGCGAGCCGGGCGAGCTGGTGTTCACCTCCCTCACCAAGGAGGCCATGCCCGTCATCCGCTACCGCACCCGGGACTTGACGCGGCTACTGCCCGGAACGGCCCGGCCGGCCTTCCGCCGGATGGAGAAGATCACCGGGCGTAGTGACGACATGATCATCCTGCGCGGGGTGAACGTGTACCCGACCCAGATCGAAGAGGTTCTGCTGCGGACGCCGGGCCTGGCTCCCCACTTCCAGCTGCGACTGACCCGGGAGGGCCGGATGGACGCCCTGACGGTACGGGTGGAGGCACGTCGGGAGACGGACGCCGAGCGGCGGCAGGACGCTGCCGCCGCCGTGGTCCGGGCCGTCAAGGAGGGGGTAGGGGTCTCCGTCCGGGTCGAGGTGGTCGACCCGGAGACGCTGGAACGTTCGGTGGGGAAGATCAAGAGACTGGTCGACCTCCGCGGAGCCGAGGAGGTCAGGGACACGCGCCCGGGCGGCTGA
- a CDS encoding DUF397 domain-containing protein: MTSQPLAGWGKPDLDLTGADWQSSSRGVGDVQIAFVEGFIAMRNSERPESPSLIFSPDEWHKFVLNARGGEFDLT; the protein is encoded by the coding sequence ATGACTTCACAGCCCCTCGCTGGTTGGGGGAAGCCGGACCTCGATCTCACCGGGGCGGACTGGCAGTCGAGCAGCCGGGGAGTGGGCGACGTCCAGATCGCCTTCGTCGAGGGCTTCATCGCGATGCGCAACAGCGAGCGCCCCGAGAGCCCTTCGCTGATCTTCTCGCCGGACGAGTGGCACAAGTTCGTGCTGAACGCCCGGGGCGGTGAGTTCGACCTGACCTGA
- a CDS encoding thiolase domain-containing protein, with amino-acid sequence MARYAREVAVVAFAQSDHLRRTDELSEVEMVMPVLHQVLAATGLKAGEIGFTCSGSSDYLAGRAFSFTMTLDGVGAWPPISESHVEMDGAWALYEAWVKIQTGEADTALVYSYGKSSPGSVRDVLTRQLDPYYVAPLWPDAVALAALQAQALIDAGETDESALAAVGARSRADAEGNPHAQLRGPVPQGDYQVRPLRTGDCPPVGDGVAAVVLAAGDLARQLCERPAWITGIDHRIEAHSLGLRDLTDSPSTRLAAEHAGVFEAPVDTAELHAPFSSQEVVLRKALGLADDVTVNPSGGALAAHPMMAAGLIRIGEAAARIHRGASRRAVAHATSGPCLQQNLVAVLEGDAR; translated from the coding sequence ATGGCCCGATACGCCCGCGAGGTCGCGGTGGTCGCCTTCGCGCAGAGCGACCACCTGCGCCGCACCGACGAGCTCAGCGAAGTCGAGATGGTCATGCCGGTCCTGCACCAGGTGCTGGCCGCCACCGGCCTCAAGGCCGGCGAGATCGGCTTCACCTGCTCCGGCTCCAGTGACTACCTGGCCGGCCGCGCCTTCTCCTTCACCATGACCCTCGACGGGGTCGGCGCCTGGCCGCCGATCTCCGAGTCGCACGTCGAGATGGACGGGGCCTGGGCCCTCTACGAGGCCTGGGTCAAGATCCAGACCGGCGAGGCCGACACCGCGCTCGTGTACTCGTACGGGAAGTCCTCACCGGGGTCGGTGCGCGACGTGCTGACCCGCCAGCTGGACCCGTACTACGTCGCCCCGCTCTGGCCCGACGCGGTGGCCCTGGCCGCCCTCCAGGCCCAGGCCTTGATCGACGCGGGCGAGACCGACGAGAGCGCCCTGGCCGCCGTCGGCGCCCGCAGCCGGGCCGATGCGGAGGGCAACCCGCACGCCCAGCTCCGCGGGCCCGTCCCGCAGGGGGATTACCAGGTCAGGCCGCTGCGCACCGGAGACTGCCCGCCCGTGGGCGACGGCGTGGCCGCCGTCGTCCTGGCCGCCGGCGACCTCGCGCGGCAGCTGTGCGAACGCCCCGCCTGGATCACCGGCATCGACCACCGCATCGAGGCCCATAGCCTGGGCCTGCGCGACCTCACCGACTCCCCGTCCACCCGGCTCGCCGCCGAACACGCCGGCGTCTTCGAAGCCCCGGTGGACACGGCCGAACTGCACGCGCCGTTCTCCTCCCAGGAGGTCGTCCTCCGCAAGGCCCTCGGACTCGCCGACGACGTGACCGTCAACCCCTCCGGGGGAGCGCTCGCCGCCCATCCGATGATGGCCGCCGGCCTGATCCGCATCGGCGAGGCGGCCGCCCGGATCCACCGGGGCGCATCGCGGCGGGCCGTCGCCCACGCCACCTCCGGCCCCTGCCTCCAGCAGAACCTGGTCGCCGTCCTGGAAGGGGACGCAAGGTGA